A region of the Flavobacteriales bacterium TMED191 genome:
TGGTTCTGACAGTGATGAAAATGCTGAAATTGAATCTAATTTTCATTTTCAGAAATCAGAAACTATCTAATAATCACATCTGACAGGTTATTTTTAAGGTCTTTTAACCTATTAAGTATTGTTTTTTTTTGTGCAATCAAATCAGATTTCAAATATGGATTTTTAATGGTTACATAAAATAAATTATTTTCAATATATATTTTTCGAGATTCTGACAAGACATGTTTTCCTACTACTCTACTCCATAATTGCTTTGGTGACAATATCTCTTTATCATAGCCTTTTTTTTTATTTAAAAAATCTGAGATTACTTGACTAATCTTTTTAACTTTTGCGTTCCTCATAATAATTGCCATTTTTATCAAAAATAAAGTACTTAGACTCTATATCTACTTTGTTTAATATTTTATCAACTCGATCTTTACTAGTATCAGTAATAAATATTTGACCAAATTCTTTTTCGTTTAGAATACGAATTATTTGCTCCACCCTATCATAGTCTAATTTGTCAAAAATATCATCCAACAATAAAATAGGTTTAATTTGTAAAATATCTTTTAAAATCTCAAAATATGCAAACTTAAGAGCAATTAAAAATGATTTTTGTTGACCTTGAGATCCGGTTTTTTTTAAACTATAATTATTAATCTTAAAAACAAAATCATCTCTATGAATCCCATTAGTTG
Encoded here:
- a CDS encoding DUF721 domain-containing protein; the protein is MAIIMRNAKVKKISQVISDFLNKKKGYDKEILSPKQLWSRVVGKHVLSESRKIYIENNLFYVTIKNPYLKSDLIAQKKTILNRLKDLKNNLSDVIIR